The following proteins come from a genomic window of Corynebacterium crudilactis:
- a CDS encoding leucyl aminopeptidase — MAKNVYSTTAPSKVAKDAVLPVRGTVAELKLEKKLPKKIDAVIIAIFEGEDSIELAGGEVLDFLFSTAQQGEILTQLEAVGAKAKINSITRIPGTDVAPVIAVGLGKADLLDDEALRRACGTAARSLNGLENIATTIGELGLSAAVTGFGLGSYSYKGLRKATEVKEDKTTSITFISSNKADKDAFVEAQIIVESVLLARDFVNTPSSHLYPESYAVMASNEASKHGLKTTILDEKQLAEQGFGGILAVGNGSARKSRLLSIEWKPRKAEKSIALVGKGITFDTGGISIKPGASMENMISDMGGSASVLATIIAAARLNLPINVSAFLPMAENMPSGDAFRPGDVITHFGGITSEILNTDAEGRLVLADAIAYASEDKPDYLIDAATLTGAQLVALGLHTSGVMGTDDFRDAVASTGRSVGEQAWAMPIPEELDEQVKSPVADLRNVTNSRFAGMSAAGRYLQEFVGEGIEWAHVDIAGPAYNTAGEFGYTPKRATGQPVRTFIQVLKDLAEG; from the coding sequence CTATTTTCGAGGGTGAAGATTCCATCGAACTGGCTGGCGGCGAAGTACTCGATTTCCTCTTCAGCACCGCACAGCAGGGCGAAATCCTCACACAGCTCGAAGCTGTCGGAGCAAAGGCAAAAATAAATTCTATCACCCGCATCCCAGGCACCGACGTTGCGCCTGTCATTGCGGTTGGCTTGGGCAAGGCTGATTTGCTTGACGACGAAGCCCTCCGCCGCGCCTGCGGTACGGCGGCACGTTCACTCAACGGCCTCGAAAACATAGCTACAACAATCGGCGAGTTGGGTCTTTCTGCAGCGGTTACCGGTTTTGGTCTCGGTTCTTACTCTTACAAGGGTCTACGCAAAGCTACCGAAGTTAAAGAGGACAAGACCACCTCAATCACTTTCATTAGCTCAAACAAGGCTGATAAAGATGCATTCGTTGAAGCTCAGATCATCGTGGAATCTGTGCTTCTAGCCCGCGATTTCGTTAATACTCCGTCTTCCCACCTCTACCCTGAGTCCTATGCGGTCATGGCTTCTAATGAAGCCTCCAAGCATGGTTTGAAGACAACCATCCTAGATGAGAAGCAGCTGGCAGAACAAGGATTTGGCGGAATCTTGGCAGTTGGCAATGGCTCAGCTCGCAAGTCTCGTCTTCTGTCTATTGAATGGAAACCGCGCAAGGCAGAAAAGTCTATTGCGCTTGTCGGCAAGGGCATCACCTTTGATACTGGCGGAATTTCCATTAAGCCAGGTGCAAGCATGGAAAACATGATTTCCGACATGGGTGGCTCCGCTTCAGTATTAGCCACCATCATTGCGGCAGCTCGACTGAACCTGCCAATCAATGTTTCGGCATTCCTACCAATGGCAGAAAATATGCCATCCGGCGATGCATTCCGCCCAGGTGATGTGATCACCCACTTCGGTGGAATCACTTCCGAAATCCTCAACACTGATGCTGAAGGCCGTCTAGTACTTGCGGATGCAATTGCTTATGCTTCTGAAGATAAGCCTGACTACCTCATTGATGCTGCGACCCTTACAGGCGCACAGCTAGTTGCATTGGGCCTGCATACCTCTGGTGTCATGGGCACAGATGATTTCCGTGATGCAGTAGCCTCCACCGGCCGTAGCGTCGGCGAACAAGCATGGGCAATGCCTATCCCAGAAGAGCTTGATGAGCAGGTTAAATCCCCTGTTGCAGATCTGCGAAATGTCACTAACTCTCGCTTTGCGGGTATGTCTGCTGCTGGTCGATACCTGCAAGAATTTGTTGGTGAAGGCATTGAGTGGGCACACGTCGATATTGCTGGCCCTGCTTATAACACTGCTGGTGAATTTGGGTACACCCCGAAGCGCGCCACCGGACAACCAGTCCGTACTTTCATTCAGGTCCTAAAGGACCTTGCAGAAGGCTAA
- a CDS encoding oxidoreductase — translation MFNLFGRKTPRSNLRPPRGPGDTVRPQDLEFLMQWMQGKPFVEAFVEPETLVNEMSVVLVDANGLFIRRRIGGPKGIDVIAKKLGVPVYDVEETGYPQRMRERIEYERILRKREEQKARRAKFERGENPDY, via the coding sequence GTGTTCAATTTATTTGGTCGTAAAACCCCCCGCTCCAACTTGCGTCCACCACGCGGTCCGGGTGATACGGTGCGCCCTCAGGATTTAGAATTCTTAATGCAGTGGATGCAAGGAAAACCGTTTGTGGAGGCTTTCGTTGAACCGGAAACGCTGGTCAATGAGATGTCGGTCGTTTTGGTCGATGCCAATGGTCTTTTTATACGCAGGCGGATTGGTGGACCTAAAGGAATTGATGTCATTGCGAAAAAGTTGGGCGTCCCGGTTTATGACGTGGAAGAGACCGGTTACCCCCAAAGGATGCGGGAACGAATTGAATATGAACGAATCTTAAGAAAGCGTGAAGAACAAAAAGCTCGCCGCGCTAAATTTGAGCGCGGCGAGAATCCTGATTACTAG
- the sucB gene encoding 2-oxoglutarate dehydrogenase, E2 component, dihydrolipoamide succinyltransferase — protein sequence MAFSVEMPELGESVTEGTITQWLKSVGDTVEVDEPLLEVSTDKVDTEIPSPVAGVILEIRAEEDDTVDVGGVIAIIGDADESPDDDAPVEEEAPAAEEAPKKEEAAPASTGAATDVEMPELGESVTEGTITQWLKSVGDTVEVDEPLLEVSTDKVDTEIPSPVAGTIVEILANEDDTVDVGAVIVRIGDANAAPAAEEAPKAEPAKEETPAPAAKEAPKKEEAAPASTGAATDVEMPELGESVTEGTITQWLKSVGDTVEVDEPLLEVSTDKVDTEIPSPVAGTIVEILANEDDTVDVGAVIVRIGDANAAPAAEEAPKAEPAKEETPAPAAKEAPKAEPAKEETPAPAAKEAPKKEEAAPASASGDNVPYVTPLVRKLAEKHSVDLNTVTGTGIGGRIRKQDVLAAANGEAAPAQTAAPVSAASTKSVDPEKAKLRGTTAKVNRIREITAKKTVEALQISAQLTQLHEVDMTRVAELRKKNKPAFIEKHGVNLTYLPFFVKAVTEALVSHPNVNASYNAKTKEMTYHASVNIAIAVDTPAGLLTPVIHDAQNLSLPEIAQAIVDLADRSRNNKLKPSDLSGGTFTITNIGSEGALSDTPILVPPQAGILGTGAIVKRPVVITEDGIDSIAIRQMVFLPLTYDHQVVDGADAGRFLTTIKDRLETANFVGDLQL from the coding sequence ATGGCGTTCTCCGTAGAGATGCCCGAGCTGGGCGAATCAGTAACCGAAGGCACGATCACCCAGTGGTTGAAGTCCGTTGGCGACACTGTTGAGGTTGATGAGCCGTTGCTCGAGGTCTCAACCGACAAGGTAGACACCGAGATTCCTTCTCCTGTTGCCGGTGTTATTCTCGAAATCAGGGCTGAAGAAGATGACACCGTTGATGTTGGTGGCGTTATCGCAATTATCGGTGATGCAGACGAGTCCCCTGATGACGATGCTCCTGTAGAGGAAGAAGCACCAGCAGCTGAGGAAGCACCAAAGAAGGAAGAAGCAGCTCCTGCTTCCACTGGTGCAGCAACCGACGTTGAGATGCCAGAACTAGGCGAATCTGTCACCGAAGGCACCATCACCCAGTGGCTCAAGTCCGTCGGCGACACCGTCGAAGTAGATGAACCACTACTTGAGGTCTCCACCGACAAGGTCGACACCGAGATCCCATCCCCAGTAGCAGGCACCATCGTGGAGATCCTCGCAAACGAAGACGACACCGTCGACGTCGGCGCAGTCATCGTCCGCATCGGTGATGCAAACGCAGCACCAGCAGCCGAAGAAGCACCTAAAGCTGAGCCAGCTAAGGAAGAAACCCCAGCACCAGCAGCGAAGGAAGCGCCAAAGAAGGAAGAAGCAGCTCCTGCTTCCACTGGTGCAGCAACCGACGTTGAGATGCCAGAACTAGGCGAATCTGTCACCGAAGGCACCATCACCCAGTGGCTCAAGTCCGTCGGCGACACCGTCGAAGTAGATGAACCACTACTTGAGGTCTCCACCGACAAGGTCGACACCGAGATCCCATCCCCAGTAGCAGGCACCATCGTGGAGATCCTCGCAAACGAAGACGACACCGTCGACGTCGGCGCAGTCATCGTCCGCATCGGTGATGCAAACGCAGCACCAGCAGCCGAAGAAGCACCTAAAGCTGAGCCAGCTAAGGAAGAAACCCCAGCACCAGCAGCGAAGGAAGCGCCAAAGGCTGAGCCAGCTAAGGAAGAAACCCCAGCACCAGCAGCGAAGGAAGCGCCAAAGAAGGAAGAAGCAGCTCCTGCATCTGCATCCGGCGACAACGTTCCTTACGTCACCCCACTGGTACGCAAGCTTGCTGAAAAGCACAGCGTTGATCTGAACACTGTAACCGGCACGGGTATCGGTGGACGTATCCGCAAGCAGGATGTCTTGGCTGCTGCAAACGGTGAGGCTGCACCTGCACAGACTGCTGCTCCTGTTTCTGCCGCATCTACCAAGTCTGTTGATCCTGAAAAGGCTAAGCTGCGCGGTACCACTGCGAAGGTCAACCGTATTCGCGAGATCACCGCGAAGAAGACCGTCGAGGCTCTGCAGATCTCTGCACAGCTCACCCAGCTGCACGAAGTTGATATGACTCGCGTTGCTGAGCTGCGTAAGAAGAACAAGCCTGCTTTCATCGAGAAGCACGGCGTGAACCTCACTTACCTGCCATTCTTCGTTAAGGCAGTAACCGAGGCTCTGGTTTCTCATCCAAATGTCAATGCGTCTTACAACGCAAAGACCAAGGAAATGACCTACCACGCTTCCGTCAACATCGCTATCGCTGTTGATACCCCAGCTGGTCTGCTGACCCCAGTCATCCACGATGCGCAGAACCTCTCTCTTCCAGAGATTGCACAGGCCATCGTTGATTTGGCTGATCGTTCACGCAACAACAAGCTGAAGCCAAGCGACCTGTCCGGTGGCACCTTCACCATCACCAACATTGGTTCCGAAGGCGCTCTCTCTGATACCCCAATCCTGGTTCCACCACAGGCTGGCATCTTGGGCACCGGTGCAATCGTTAAGCGTCCAGTAGTGATCACCGAAGACGGCATCGATTCCATCGCGATCCGCCAGATGGTCTTCTTGCCACTGACCTACGATCACCAGGTCGTAGACGGCGCAGATGCGGGTCGTTTCTTGACCACCATCAAGGATCGCCTTGAGACCGCTAACTTCGTAGGCGATCTGCAGCTCTAA
- the lipB gene encoding lipoyl(octanoyl) transferase LipB, whose protein sequence is MTAPRDPFFPADLSIRASAEPVEIQHLGLIDYQEAWDYQAELAARRANDEIPDQLLILEHPSVYTAGKRTQPEDLPTNGLPVINADRGGRITWHGPGQLVIYPIIKLADPIDVVDYVRRLEEALIHVVREMGVAEAGRIDGRSGVWVPAHDGWVDSKVAAIGIRITRGVAMHGVAINCNNTLDFYEHIIPCGIADAGLSTLSRELKRDVSVEELVDPAIRALDDALAGRLVVADHSFGSAPDPTKNLPKRG, encoded by the coding sequence ATGACTGCACCAAGAGATCCTTTTTTCCCCGCAGATCTTTCTATTCGCGCATCTGCAGAACCAGTTGAAATCCAACATTTAGGTTTGATCGATTATCAAGAGGCTTGGGATTACCAAGCTGAGCTTGCTGCCCGCCGAGCAAACGATGAGATCCCTGATCAACTCCTGATTTTGGAACACCCGTCTGTGTATACCGCAGGAAAACGTACGCAGCCCGAGGATCTCCCGACGAATGGGTTGCCTGTCATTAACGCGGATCGCGGTGGGCGCATCACGTGGCATGGGCCCGGCCAATTGGTTATTTATCCCATCATTAAACTGGCTGATCCTATCGATGTCGTGGATTATGTTCGACGTCTCGAGGAAGCCCTCATCCATGTGGTGCGGGAAATGGGTGTGGCAGAAGCCGGAAGAATTGATGGACGCTCTGGTGTGTGGGTTCCAGCTCATGATGGTTGGGTAGACAGCAAGGTTGCGGCTATCGGCATTCGGATTACGCGAGGGGTGGCTATGCATGGTGTGGCTATCAATTGCAATAACACCCTCGATTTCTACGAACACATCATTCCTTGTGGCATTGCAGATGCTGGGTTAAGTACCTTGTCCCGGGAACTAAAGCGAGATGTTTCTGTGGAGGAATTAGTAGATCCCGCGATTCGTGCTCTGGATGATGCTCTGGCTGGCCGGTTGGTTGTGGCTGATCATTCTTTCGGCAGTGCTCCTGACCCAACGAAAAATCTCCCTAAACGGGGGTAG
- the lipA gene encoding lipoyl synthase, which yields MTIAPEGRRLLRVEARNSESPIETKPRWIRNQVKNGPEYQDMKERVAGASLHTVCQEAGCPNIHECWESREATFLIGGANCSRRCDFCMINSARPEPLDRGEPLRVAESVREMQLNYSTITGVTRDDLDDEGAWLYSEVVRKIHELNPNTGVENLVPDFSGKKDLLQEVFESRPEVFAHNVETVPRIFKRIRPAFRYERSLDVIRQARDFGLVTKSNLILGMGETTEEVTEALQDLHDAGCDIITITQYLRPGPLFHPIERWVKPEEFLEHADAAKDMGFAAVMSGPLVRSSYRAGRLYAQAMEFRGEEIPANLLHLKDTSGGSTAQEASTLLERYGASEDTPVVAFN from the coding sequence GTGACTATCGCACCTGAAGGACGACGACTACTCCGCGTTGAGGCCCGAAATTCGGAAAGCCCAATTGAGACCAAGCCTCGCTGGATTAGAAACCAGGTCAAAAATGGACCTGAATACCAAGACATGAAGGAACGCGTCGCTGGCGCGTCTTTGCACACTGTTTGCCAGGAAGCTGGCTGCCCTAATATTCACGAATGTTGGGAATCCCGCGAAGCTACCTTCCTCATTGGTGGAGCTAACTGCTCCCGTCGTTGTGATTTCTGCATGATCAACTCTGCACGCCCCGAGCCACTTGACCGCGGTGAGCCACTGCGTGTCGCTGAATCCGTGCGTGAGATGCAGCTGAACTACTCCACCATCACTGGTGTGACTCGTGATGATCTGGATGATGAAGGCGCATGGCTTTACTCAGAGGTGGTTCGTAAGATCCACGAGCTCAACCCGAATACTGGTGTGGAAAACTTGGTGCCTGATTTCTCTGGCAAAAAGGATCTGCTGCAGGAAGTCTTTGAGTCTCGCCCAGAGGTTTTCGCGCACAACGTCGAAACCGTGCCACGTATTTTCAAGCGCATCCGCCCGGCGTTCCGTTATGAGCGTTCCTTGGATGTTATCCGTCAGGCTCGTGATTTTGGGCTGGTCACCAAGTCGAACTTGATTCTGGGCATGGGTGAAACCACCGAAGAAGTCACTGAGGCTCTCCAAGATCTGCATGATGCGGGTTGTGACATCATCACCATTACTCAGTACCTTCGTCCTGGCCCGTTGTTCCACCCGATTGAGCGTTGGGTAAAGCCTGAGGAGTTCCTCGAGCACGCAGATGCCGCCAAGGATATGGGCTTTGCAGCTGTCATGTCTGGTCCATTGGTGCGCTCTTCTTACCGTGCGGGTCGTCTCTACGCACAGGCTATGGAATTCCGTGGCGAGGAAATCCCTGCGAACCTCCTCCACTTGAAGGATACTTCTGGCGGTTCCACTGCACAGGAAGCTTCCACGCTTCTTGAGCGTTATGGTGCTTCCGAAGACACCCCAGTGGTGGCGTTCAACTAA
- a CDS encoding DUF4191 domain-containing protein produces the protein MADAKKMADKAAKKQVKAAKKAQRKQTRSQMWQVFNMQRKQDKALIPLLLLAILGIPLILFLLGMIWGGQWWMLPIGIAAGVVAAMFIFTRRVERDVYKRAEGQQGAAGWAVENLRSGVGMAWRTKTAVAVTSQMDAVHRVIGLSGVVLVGEGAPHRLKPLMAQQKKRLNRVAPGVPVHEIITGNGEGQTPIAKLQRALVKLPRNYKKNDVAALAARIEAMDNVGNAPGAALPKGPIPKGASMSGMNRRARRQAERKGEN, from the coding sequence ATGGCAGACGCGAAGAAAATGGCGGATAAAGCCGCCAAGAAGCAGGTAAAAGCAGCCAAGAAGGCACAGCGCAAGCAGACTCGTTCACAGATGTGGCAAGTCTTCAATATGCAACGCAAGCAGGATAAGGCACTTATTCCGCTCCTGTTGCTCGCTATTCTTGGTATTCCACTAATCCTTTTCCTCCTCGGCATGATTTGGGGCGGCCAGTGGTGGATGCTCCCGATCGGCATTGCTGCAGGTGTTGTGGCTGCAATGTTCATTTTCACCCGTCGTGTTGAGCGTGATGTATACAAGCGCGCTGAAGGTCAGCAAGGTGCAGCTGGTTGGGCTGTAGAAAACCTTCGCTCTGGCGTTGGCATGGCTTGGCGCACTAAAACTGCTGTTGCAGTGACCTCTCAGATGGATGCTGTACACCGTGTGATTGGCTTGTCTGGTGTTGTTCTAGTTGGCGAGGGTGCTCCGCATCGCTTGAAGCCGCTGATGGCACAGCAGAAGAAGCGTCTCAACCGTGTAGCTCCGGGTGTTCCGGTCCATGAAATCATCACCGGTAATGGTGAGGGGCAGACTCCGATCGCTAAGCTGCAGCGTGCATTGGTTAAGTTGCCTCGCAACTACAAGAAGAATGATGTCGCTGCCCTGGCGGCACGTATTGAGGCCATGGATAACGTCGGCAATGCTCCAGGAGCAGCCCTGCCTAAGGGTCCTATTCCTAAGGGCGCCAGCATGTCCGGTATGAACCGTCGTGCTCGCCGCCAAGCAGAGCGTAAAGGCGAGAATTAA
- a CDS encoding aspartate:alanine exchanger family transporter, protein MSFLVENQLLALVVIMTLGLLIGRIRIFGFRLGVAAVLFVGLALSTIEPDIAVPSLIYVVGLTLFVYTIGLEAGPSFFTSMKNTGLRNNALALGAIIATTALAWALIKIFNINAASGTGMFTGALTNTPAMAAVVDSLPSLIDDTGRLHVIAELPVVAYSLAYPLGVLVVILSIAIFNAVFKINHKKEAEDAGVAVQELKGTRIRVTVPNLPALENIPALLGLHIIVSRVERDGEQFIPLYGAHARIGDVLTVVGDTEELIRAENAIGELLDGDPYSDLELDYRRIFVSNTEIVGTPLEKLQPVLKDMLITRIRRGDTDLVASPEMTLQLGDRVRVVAPAEKLGEATRLLGDSYKKLSDFNLLPLTAGLVLGVLVGMVEFPLLGGNSLKLGNAGGPLVVALLLGMVSRTGKFVWQIPYGANLALRQLGITLFLAAIGTSAGAGFRSAIHDPQSLTIISFGALITLFMSLTVLIVGHKVMKIPFGETAGILAGTQTHPAVLSYVSDASRNELPAMGYTSVYPLAMISKILAAQTLLFLLI, encoded by the coding sequence GTGAGCTTCCTTGTAGAAAATCAATTACTTGCGCTGGTAGTCATCATGACGCTCGGTTTGCTGATTGGTCGGATTCGGATTTTTGGATTTCGCTTAGGTGTTGCCGCTGTGCTTTTTGTCGGACTGGCGCTCTCCACCATCGAGCCAGATATTGCGGTTCCTTCGTTAATTTATGTCGTTGGCCTAACGCTGTTTGTTTACACCATTGGACTTGAAGCTGGGCCAAGTTTTTTCACTTCCATGAAAAATACGGGACTGCGCAACAACGCTCTGGCACTTGGCGCAATTATTGCGACAACTGCACTGGCGTGGGCATTAATCAAAATATTTAATATCAATGCCGCCTCTGGCACCGGCATGTTCACCGGTGCGCTCACCAACACCCCAGCTATGGCTGCGGTAGTCGATTCGCTGCCTTCGCTTATCGACGACACCGGTCGGCTTCATGTCATCGCCGAGCTCCCCGTTGTTGCCTACTCCCTGGCATATCCTTTGGGTGTTTTAGTGGTGATTTTATCGATCGCTATTTTCAATGCGGTATTCAAGATCAACCATAAAAAGGAAGCCGAGGACGCAGGCGTTGCGGTACAGGAACTCAAAGGCACAAGGATCCGTGTCACTGTCCCTAATCTACCTGCACTGGAAAATATTCCAGCATTACTTGGCTTACATATCATTGTCTCCCGTGTGGAACGCGATGGTGAGCAATTTATCCCGCTCTATGGTGCGCATGCACGCATCGGCGATGTCCTCACGGTTGTCGGCGATACGGAAGAACTGATCCGCGCAGAAAACGCCATTGGAGAACTCCTCGATGGTGATCCCTATAGCGATCTCGAGCTCGATTACCGAAGAATCTTTGTTTCCAACACTGAGATTGTGGGAACTCCTTTGGAAAAGCTGCAGCCAGTGTTGAAAGACATGCTGATCACCCGCATCCGGCGCGGAGATACAGATTTAGTAGCGTCCCCAGAGATGACCCTGCAATTGGGTGATCGCGTACGTGTGGTTGCTCCTGCAGAGAAACTCGGTGAGGCAACCAGGCTTTTAGGTGACTCCTATAAAAAGCTCTCTGATTTCAATCTTTTACCCCTGACTGCAGGCTTAGTGCTGGGTGTGTTGGTAGGCATGGTGGAATTCCCTCTGCTTGGTGGAAATTCCCTGAAGCTAGGTAACGCAGGTGGCCCTTTAGTGGTTGCGCTGTTACTTGGCATGGTGAGCCGTACCGGAAAATTTGTATGGCAGATCCCCTATGGAGCAAATCTCGCGCTGCGCCAGCTAGGCATCACACTGTTTTTAGCTGCCATTGGTACATCTGCCGGTGCTGGTTTTAGATCCGCAATTCACGATCCTCAGTCCCTCACTATCATTAGTTTCGGAGCCTTGATCACCCTCTTTATGTCCTTGACGGTACTGATCGTCGGACACAAAGTGATGAAGATTCCCTTTGGTGAAACTGCCGGCATTCTCGCGGGCACTCAGACTCACCCTGCTGTGTTGAGTTATGTATCAGATGCTTCACGCAATGAACTCCCCGCGATGGGTTATACATCGGTATATCCCTTAGCGATGATTTCAAAAATCCTCGCAGCACAGACATTGTTGTTCCTGCTTATCTAA
- a CDS encoding YdcF family protein has translation MVLAVLVPSGGQGSDEDVAEGVAMSRYLNEHGIPDDHIPVEDRATTTRENLLFSIERIGPDANIIVATSGYHVFRTALLTRALDINATVRSRRTAFYYAPSTFHCSLPGTSQISACAADPVDTVQYGIALDRAL, from the coding sequence ATTGTTCTTGCTGTCCTTGTTCCCTCTGGTGGACAAGGATCAGATGAAGATGTTGCCGAAGGTGTGGCTATGTCCCGCTATTTGAATGAACACGGCATCCCCGATGACCACATTCCAGTAGAAGACCGTGCAACCACTACCCGAGAAAATCTCTTATTCAGCATCGAGCGCATAGGTCCTGATGCCAATATCATCGTGGCAACCAGTGGCTATCATGTGTTCCGCACTGCCCTTCTTACTCGTGCATTAGATATCAACGCTACTGTTCGAAGCAGACGCACTGCTTTTTATTATGCCCCCAGTACTTTTCATTGCAGTCTGCCGGGAACCTCTCAAATTTCTGCATGTGCTGCCGATCCTGTGGATACTGTTCAATATGGCATTGCTCTTGATCGAGCTCTTTAG
- a CDS encoding RDD family protein, producing MAKQKRSWIDGPQIPADFDDPDAPGKWPGEKMGLPEKGAGSLISVARRIGGVCIDWAVSWMIAIVLTNFTDALGDVATSTLIIFVILGWLTGWFFARTPGHAVLGMGIARVDAEAPVGWWRALVRPLLTILILPAVMVDSDGRGLHDKATGTAVIRG from the coding sequence ATGGCAAAGCAGAAGAGAAGTTGGATTGATGGACCGCAAATTCCAGCTGACTTTGATGATCCTGATGCCCCAGGCAAGTGGCCTGGAGAAAAAATGGGCCTTCCTGAAAAAGGTGCTGGATCCCTCATCTCAGTAGCGCGCCGTATCGGCGGTGTCTGCATTGACTGGGCTGTGTCGTGGATGATTGCTATCGTGCTGACCAATTTCACCGATGCCCTCGGCGATGTTGCTACCTCAACACTTATTATCTTTGTGATCTTGGGCTGGCTCACAGGATGGTTCTTTGCCAGGACCCCAGGCCACGCAGTACTCGGCATGGGTATTGCACGCGTTGATGCTGAAGCTCCAGTCGGTTGGTGGCGCGCGTTAGTACGTCCACTGTTGACTATCTTGATTCTTCCTGCAGTAATGGTGGATTCAGACGGACGTGGTTTGCATGATAAGGCAACAGGTACTGCCGTTATTCGTGGCTAA
- the glnA gene encoding type I glutamate--ammonia ligase, whose translation MAFKTPEEIVKYIKDENVDFVDVRFTDLPGTEQHFSIPAASFDEDAIEEGLAFDGSSIRGFTTIDESDMNLLPDLGTATIDPFRKAKTLNIKFFVHDPFTREAFSRDPRNVARKAEQYLTSTGIADTCNFGAEAEFYLFDSVRYSTDVNAGFYHVDTEEGWWNRGNEKNLDGTPNLGSKNRMKGGYFPVAPYDQTVDIRDDMVRHLAESGFHLERFHHEVGGGQQEINYRFNTMLHAADDIQTFKYIIKNTARLHGKAATFMPKPLADDNGSGMHAHQSLWKDGKPLFHDESGYAGLSDIARYYIGGILHHAGAVLAFTNPTLNSYHRLVPGFEAPINLVYSQRNRSAAVRIPITGSNPKAKRIEFRAPDPSGNPYLGFAAMMMAGLDGIKNRIEPHAPVDKDLYELPPEEAASIPQAPTSLEASLKALQEDTDFLTESDVFTEDLIEAYVQYKYDNEITPVRLRPTPQEFELYFDC comes from the coding sequence GTGGCGTTTAAAACCCCGGAAGAAATTGTCAAGTACATCAAGGATGAAAACGTCGATTTCGTTGACGTTCGATTCACCGACCTTCCCGGCACCGAGCAGCACTTCAGCATCCCAGCTGCAAGCTTCGACGAGGATGCCATCGAAGAGGGTCTAGCATTCGACGGATCTTCAATTCGCGGATTCACCACCATCGATGAATCTGACATGAATCTCCTGCCAGACCTTGGAACGGCAACCATTGACCCATTCCGCAAGGCGAAGACTCTGAACATCAAGTTCTTTGTCCACGATCCTTTCACCCGCGAGGCCTTCTCCCGTGACCCACGCAATGTGGCACGTAAGGCAGAGCAGTACCTTACATCCACCGGAATTGCAGACACCTGCAACTTCGGCGCTGAAGCTGAGTTCTACCTCTTTGATTCCGTCCGCTACTCCACCGATGTCAACGCCGGCTTCTACCACGTAGACACCGAAGAAGGCTGGTGGAACCGTGGCAACGAGAAGAACCTCGACGGCACCCCAAACTTGGGCTCCAAGAACCGCATGAAAGGTGGCTACTTCCCAGTAGCGCCTTATGATCAGACTGTTGATATTCGCGATGATATGGTTCGCCACCTCGCAGAATCCGGTTTCCATCTTGAGCGCTTCCACCACGAAGTCGGTGGCGGACAGCAGGAAATCAACTACCGCTTCAACACCATGCTGCACGCGGCTGATGATATCCAGACTTTCAAGTACATCATCAAAAACACCGCACGCCTCCACGGCAAGGCAGCTACCTTCATGCCTAAGCCACTGGCTGATGACAACGGTTCCGGCATGCACGCACACCAGTCTCTCTGGAAAGATGGCAAGCCACTCTTCCACGACGAGTCTGGCTACGCAGGCCTCTCCGATATCGCTCGCTACTACATCGGTGGCATCCTGCACCACGCAGGCGCGGTCTTGGCGTTCACCAACCCAACCCTGAACTCCTACCACCGTTTGGTTCCAGGCTTCGAAGCCCCAATCAACTTGGTCTACTCACAGCGCAACCGTTCCGCTGCTGTGCGTATCCCAATCACCGGATCTAACCCAAAGGCAAAGCGTATCGAGTTCCGCGCTCCAGACCCATCAGGTAACCCATACTTGGGCTTCGCTGCGATGATGATGGCTGGCCTCGACGGCATCAAAAACCGCATTGAGCCACATGCTCCAGTGGATAAGGATCTCTACGAGCTCCCTCCAGAGGAAGCAGCATCCATCCCACAGGCACCAACCTCCCTCGAGGCTTCCCTGAAGGCTCTCCAGGAAGACACTGACTTCCTCACCGAGTCTGATGTCTTCACCGAAGATCTCATCGAGGCATACGTTCAGTACAAGTATGACAACGAAATCACCCCAGTTCGCCTGCGCCCAACCCCACAGGAATTCGAGCTGTACTTCGATTGCTAA